One region of Flavobacterium pisciphilum genomic DNA includes:
- a CDS encoding PorP/SprF family type IX secretion system membrane protein produces MIKKTKLGVILLILFIYNTTWAQRESQFTQYMYNTTSINPAYAGSRGVMSIFGTHRNQWVGLDGAPITNVVSINAPIEYSNIGLGASIINDKIGPMTENSISADFSYTINTSDEYKLSFGLKATANLLNVDFTKLSVYDPSDPRFQGNIDNKFSPNIGAGVYWHSDVSYVGLSVPKMLETSYYDKSADNTASSFVVKERMSYYLMAGYVFDLDYNLKFKPSMLTKIVRGTPLQMDLSANFIFDEVFTAGIAYRWSAAISGMVAFQVSDNLSIGYSYDAETTKLANYNSGSHEIFFRYELSKKRKITRYRCF; encoded by the coding sequence ATGATTAAAAAAACAAAATTAGGGGTAATACTACTAATTCTATTTATATACAATACCACTTGGGCGCAAAGAGAATCTCAGTTTACACAATACATGTACAATACCACATCTATTAACCCTGCTTATGCAGGTTCACGCGGAGTAATGAGCATTTTTGGCACGCATAGAAACCAGTGGGTTGGTTTAGATGGTGCCCCTATTACGAACGTAGTATCAATTAATGCTCCTATTGAATATAGCAATATAGGATTGGGAGCATCAATTATTAATGACAAAATTGGACCAATGACTGAGAATTCTATTTCAGCTGATTTCTCCTATACTATTAATACTTCAGATGAATATAAACTGTCCTTTGGATTAAAAGCTACAGCTAATTTATTAAATGTAGATTTTACAAAATTGAGTGTCTATGATCCTTCAGATCCAAGGTTTCAAGGGAATATTGATAATAAGTTTTCTCCAAATATAGGAGCAGGGGTTTATTGGCATTCAGATGTATCTTATGTAGGACTTTCGGTTCCAAAAATGTTAGAAACAAGTTATTATGACAAAAGCGCCGACAACACTGCATCGAGTTTTGTAGTCAAAGAGCGCATGAGTTATTATTTAATGGCAGGGTATGTTTTTGATTTGGATTACAATTTAAAATTCAAGCCCTCTATGCTGACAAAAATAGTTAGAGGAACTCCCTTGCAAATGGATTTATCCGCAAATTTCATCTTCGATGAGGTATTTACTGCTGGTATAGCCTATCGATGGAGTGCAGCTATAAGTGGAATGGTTGCCTTTCAGGTATCAGACAATTTGTCAATAGGGTATTCTTATGATGCTGAAACAACCAAATTAGCCAATTATAATTCGGGTTCACATGAAATTTTCTTTCGTTACGAACTGTCTAAAAAACGAAAAATTACTCGTTATCGTTGTTTCTAA
- a CDS encoding linear amide C-N hydrolase: MRRHKNLKNSIVLSLLFLTASITEVYPCTRVVYKGPNNNVITARSMDWKDEIDPNIWIFPRGFQRDGNVGKNSVKWTSKYGSVITSAWDIATTDGINEKGLVANLLWLAETQYPKYNPQGSAKGIAISAWTQYVLDNFATVKEAVDELRKEDFVIVSDYIPGTTKFATLHLSISDASGDNAIFEYIGGKLVIHHDASYTVMTNSPIFEEQLAINKYWQSIPGTIMLPGTNRAADRFARASFYINAIPQTSDVRTSIASVFSVIRNCSVPFGISSETEPNISSTRWRTVSDQKNLVYYFETVQTPNTFWIDLKKINFNKKAPIKKLSVSKNETYAGESSQKFITTKPFIFLGI; the protein is encoded by the coding sequence ATGAGAAGACACAAAAACCTAAAAAATAGTATCGTACTTTCTCTACTATTTTTAACTGCATCGATAACGGAAGTTTACCCTTGTACAAGAGTGGTCTATAAAGGTCCTAACAACAATGTGATTACAGCACGATCAATGGACTGGAAAGATGAAATTGATCCCAATATTTGGATTTTCCCCAGAGGATTTCAAAGAGATGGAAACGTAGGCAAAAACTCCGTTAAGTGGACCTCTAAATATGGAAGTGTCATTACCAGTGCTTGGGACATTGCTACTACTGATGGTATCAATGAAAAGGGACTCGTTGCAAATCTCTTATGGTTGGCAGAGACTCAATATCCAAAATACAACCCTCAAGGCAGTGCAAAAGGAATTGCTATCTCGGCATGGACACAATACGTCTTAGATAACTTTGCCACCGTTAAAGAGGCTGTAGACGAACTTAGGAAAGAAGATTTTGTAATTGTTTCTGATTATATCCCAGGTACAACTAAGTTTGCAACCTTACATCTTTCTATTTCGGATGCTTCGGGTGATAATGCTATTTTTGAATATATAGGTGGAAAATTGGTAATTCATCACGATGCCTCTTATACTGTAATGACAAACTCACCTATATTTGAAGAACAATTAGCCATCAATAAATACTGGCAAAGCATACCCGGAACCATCATGTTACCCGGAACCAACCGCGCTGCCGATAGATTTGCCAGAGCTTCATTTTATATCAATGCAATTCCACAAACTTCAGATGTGCGTACATCTATAGCTAGTGTTTTTAGTGTTATCAGAAATTGCTCTGTTCCTTTTGGAATTTCCTCTGAAACGGAACCTAATATTTCTTCTACAAGATGGAGAACTGTTTCTGATCAAAAAAACCTAGTTTATTACTTTGAAACTGTTCAAACTCCTAATACTTTTTGGATTGATTTAAAGAAAATTAATTTCAATAAGAAAGCTCCAATCAAAAAATTGAGTGTGAGTAAAAATGAGACCTACGCTGGAGAAAGCTCTCAGAAATTTATCACTACAAAACCATTTATATTCCTTGGTATATAA
- a CDS encoding AraC family transcriptional regulator, which yields MIELNHTYTLTADWQKQFTKQLVERFGAELIDDKLLLMPKSIADGSFYYTEVVPGLSVVIWDLKFNRPIKIRRHKSEDDLYIIHYNFNDAMNLVDIQETNNEIGYKADFGIGVFDNAEDKILQPLVGERIFAMRIVVAKDLLNFSVINDAKSEFDKRKAKKSKDGIFFYDTIDSESMLILHTVKNKSFQEPAFDIYLRGIALRLLGIFIDRYSNQDSSLHYMPVKEVEFLNITKEYLLDNLSGNFPGILFLAKMANMSVSKYTTSFKKMYATTPNNFFIREKMILANELVKSGNFESLMNISKELNFCSLSYFSSKYFQQFGKKPSENFVKYTF from the coding sequence ATGATAGAACTTAATCACACCTATACTTTAACAGCTGATTGGCAAAAACAATTTACTAAACAGCTAGTTGAACGGTTTGGAGCGGAGTTAATTGATGACAAATTGCTACTCATGCCTAAAAGTATTGCAGATGGAAGTTTCTATTATACGGAAGTTGTTCCTGGGTTGTCAGTTGTAATTTGGGATTTAAAATTTAATAGGCCAATTAAAATTAGAAGACATAAATCAGAAGACGATTTGTATATAATTCATTATAATTTTAATGATGCCATGAATTTGGTTGATATTCAAGAGACAAATAATGAAATTGGATATAAGGCTGATTTTGGAATTGGCGTATTTGATAATGCTGAAGACAAAATCCTTCAGCCGCTAGTAGGAGAACGTATTTTTGCAATGCGAATAGTGGTTGCCAAAGATTTATTAAATTTTTCGGTTATTAACGATGCGAAAAGTGAGTTTGATAAACGAAAAGCAAAAAAGAGTAAAGACGGCATTTTTTTTTATGACACTATTGATAGTGAGAGCATGCTTATTTTGCACACTGTTAAAAACAAATCTTTTCAAGAGCCAGCATTTGATATCTATTTAAGAGGAATCGCACTTAGATTGTTAGGAATATTTATCGATCGCTACTCTAATCAAGATTCAAGCCTTCATTATATGCCCGTAAAAGAAGTGGAGTTCTTGAATATCACCAAAGAATATTTATTAGATAATTTATCTGGAAATTTCCCTGGAATCCTTTTTTTGGCAAAGATGGCAAATATGTCTGTTTCAAAATATACAACATCATTCAAAAAAATGTATGCTACTACACCCAATAATTTCTTTATAAGAGAGAAAATGATTTTGGCAAATGAGCTTGTTAAAAGTGGGAATTTCGAATCATTAATGAACATCTCAAAAGAATTGAATTTTTGCTCATTAAGTTATTTTTCTTCAAAGTATTTTCAACAATTCGGCAAGAAGCCTTCTGAGAATTTTGTAAAATATACCTTTTAA
- a CDS encoding helix-turn-helix domain-containing protein, with amino-acid sequence MKKITHHYGVELDWIEPLAKELEGKVDGNFILVPDYIHTGNRYVLNCDPNISVQYLDVEYNSEIHLSQDNKTDDFIGIYYDLTEGRAALLTDDVVNRIGRWSYNMAIIDSALRSDYIVKPGSKTFALCIFIKKEAIKGYFQNNAPFKNHIDNLLNSEINKIIRFTRMSNKSYNLLMNLRAKDLREVSFEFHLRGTVLNLIAEFIEQMVLDEMVIDTVDENDLANIIRSKIYLTANIKNAFPSIPFLAQEVGMSVSKYKKLFKKITGMTPNHFFMNNKLLESKRLLEEKRLTINQVSEELNFASSSYFITKFKDSFGMSPKNFIKQL; translated from the coding sequence ATGAAAAAAATTACACATCATTATGGAGTAGAGCTCGATTGGATTGAGCCGCTCGCAAAAGAATTAGAAGGAAAAGTTGATGGTAATTTTATTTTAGTTCCAGATTATATTCACACAGGAAATAGGTATGTTTTAAATTGCGATCCTAATATTTCAGTGCAATATTTAGATGTTGAATATAATTCAGAAATTCATTTAAGCCAAGATAACAAGACAGATGATTTTATAGGAATCTATTATGACCTTACAGAGGGGAGAGCCGCCTTATTAACAGATGATGTTGTAAATCGCATCGGAAGATGGAGCTACAATATGGCTATTATTGATAGCGCGTTGCGTTCAGACTATATTGTAAAACCCGGAAGTAAAACATTTGCCCTTTGCATATTTATAAAGAAAGAAGCTATTAAAGGATACTTTCAAAACAACGCTCCATTTAAAAATCATATCGACAATCTACTGAACTCCGAAATCAATAAGATAATTAGATTCACAAGGATGAGCAATAAAAGCTATAATCTTCTGATGAATCTGAGAGCTAAAGACCTACGAGAAGTATCGTTTGAATTTCATTTAAGAGGAACGGTACTAAATCTTATAGCAGAGTTTATAGAACAAATGGTCCTTGATGAAATGGTGATTGATACTGTTGATGAAAATGACTTAGCTAATATTATAAGATCCAAAATTTATCTAACAGCAAACATAAAAAATGCTTTTCCTAGCATTCCCTTTTTGGCACAAGAAGTAGGTATGTCAGTGTCAAAATATAAAAAACTCTTCAAAAAAATTACTGGAATGACTCCAAATCATTTTTTTATGAATAACAAATTACTAGAATCCAAGAGACTTTTGGAAGAAAAGAGATTAACAATCAATCAGGTTTCAGAAGAATTAAATTTTGCTAGTAGCTCGTATTTCATTACAAAATTTAAAGATTCATTTGGGATGTCTCCAAAGAATTTTATTAAACAATTGTAG